A section of the Phaseolus vulgaris cultivar G19833 chromosome 8, P. vulgaris v2.0, whole genome shotgun sequence genome encodes:
- the LOC137824970 gene encoding uncharacterized protein codes for MVRDVDDDMQDIVFSKRGCCFNICCFGDNSKTRLSPEKKVQWWVKGWTKIREWSKVVARSKWKTFNRRFNKNRSIGYRKQGSFHYDARSYAQNFDDGTREKRQEHYGCDFSSRYASVPSSAKSSMDLGKDGPSFT; via the coding sequence ATGGTAAGAGACGTTGATGACGACATGCAAGATATTGTGTTCTCCAAGAGAGGTTGCTGCTTCAACATTTGCTGCTTTGGAGACAACTCCAAAACTAGGTTGTCGCCGGAGAAGAAGGTTCAATGGTGGGTGAAAGGGTGGACTAAGATAAGGGAATGGTCAAAAGTTGTGGCAAGGTCCAAATGGAAAACCTTCAACCGTAGGTTTAATAAAAATCGGTCCATTGGGTATAGAAAGCAAGGCTCATTTCACTATGATGCTCGTAGTTATGCGCAAAACTTTGATGACGGAACGAGAGAGAAACGACAGGAACATTATGGTTGTGATTTTTCATCTCGTTACGCTTCTGTTCCGTCGTCGGCTAAGTCTTCCATGGACCTGGGAAAGGATGGCCCATCCTTCACGTGA
- the LOC137824969 gene encoding uncharacterized protein translates to MDTVVPANTVAMKASFTGVEDPEAHLTAFHTQMMLSGGSDAVYCKVFMSTLSGTALDWFVSLPTGHVSTFQQFSKMFVEQYIVNKALSLVSYDLFGVRQYQGESLKDFLNRFGAQIVRLPGKDEEMFVHAFKKGVLPGPFNESLIRSHPASFAEIRRRAVAHIAAESEVSEKRGNVAPAKPRAQTRIQPQRVMEAAVGKKDQRVYHPYDPRKNKGKGQGRPRESNRPPKYEFVMGLADLIAIRNIVARLEVPEKTSDKVMGPKPDMWCEFHKGFGHSINSCLALGHQLAELVKCGFLKDYLLEKRMGQSSGSQPASSEGQQHEVPIHGEIHTIAGGFSGGGCRVKAL, encoded by the coding sequence ATGGACACGGTGGTCCCTGCAAATACAGTAGCGATGAAAGCGTCTTTCAccggggtggaggaccctgaggctcaCCTCACAGCGTTtcacactcagatgatgctctcaggaGGGTCTGACGCGGTCTACTgcaaggtgttcatgagcactctcagTGGAACAGCGCTAgactggttcgtcagtttaCCTACTGGCCACGTTTCCACGTTCCagcagttttccaagatgttcgttgagcagtacatagtgaacaaggcactGTCGTTGGTGTCTTACGATCTGTTCGGCGTGaggcagtatcaaggggagtcTCTGAAGGATTTTCTaaacagattcggagctcagatCGTCCGCCTGCCaggtaaagatgaagaaatgtttgtgcacgccttcaaaaagggtgtATTGCCTGGGCCTTTTAATGAATCGCTGatcaggagccaccccgccTCGTTTgccgaaatccggcgacgtgctgtggctcacatTGCTGCAGAGAGTGAAGTCTCCGAAAAGAGGGGAAACGTGGCTCCAGCTAAACCACGAGCTCAAACGAGGATTCAGCCGCAGCGAGTGATGGAGGCGGCAGTTGGGAAGAAGGATCAGAGGGTGTATCACCCATATgacccaaggaagaacaaggggaAAGGGCAAGGGCGGCCAAGGGAATCTAATCGCCCTCCCAAgtatgagtttgtgatgggATTGGCTGATCTTATTGCCATCCGAAACATTGTTGCCAGGCTTgaagtgcctgagaaaacgtCAGATAAGGTGATGGGGCCAAAGCCAGATatgtggtgcgagttccacaaagGCTTTGGCCATTCCATTAACTCTTGCTTGGCCTTGGGACATCAACTCGCTGAGTTGGTGAAGTGCGGGTTCTTAAAGGATTATCTGCTCGAGAAGCGAATGGGTCAATCATCAGGGTCACAACCGGCGAGCAGTGAGGGACAACAGCACGAGGTACCcattcacggcgagatccacactaTAGCTGGTGGCTTTTCGGGTGGTGGGTGCAGAGTtaaagcattgtaa